A single genomic interval of bacterium harbors:
- a CDS encoding ATP-binding protein — protein MKKLETKSTVLLKHHLKALKMPTMHEECEKIAARCAKENVDHLGFLLQLCEQELIDREKRAADRRLKAAKFPNYKTLEDFKFEAQPTINRVLVSELMRGEYIEKRESIILIGYPGTGKTHIATALGIAACGQGKKVRFHRVTELITQLMEAREERQLMRMKNQLMKLDLLILDELGYVPASKLGSELLFDVISAAYERTSVIVTTNLPFEQWTEVLGSQRLTGAVLDRLTHH, from the coding sequence ATGAAGAAACTCGAAACCAAGAGTACGGTCTTGCTGAAGCACCATCTCAAGGCACTCAAGATGCCGACCATGCACGAGGAGTGCGAAAAGATCGCGGCACGCTGTGCGAAGGAGAACGTCGATCATCTCGGCTTCCTGCTCCAACTCTGCGAGCAGGAACTGATCGACCGTGAGAAACGGGCGGCCGACCGGCGTCTGAAGGCGGCCAAGTTCCCCAACTACAAGACGCTCGAAGATTTCAAGTTCGAGGCCCAGCCGACGATCAACCGCGTACTGGTCAGCGAACTGATGCGTGGGGAGTACATCGAGAAGCGTGAGTCGATCATTCTGATCGGCTATCCCGGAACGGGAAAGACCCATATCGCCACGGCCTTGGGAATCGCTGCGTGTGGACAAGGGAAGAAGGTCCGGTTCCATCGCGTGACCGAGCTGATCACGCAGTTGATGGAAGCCCGTGAGGAACGCCAGTTGATGCGGATGAAGAATCAGCTGATGAAGCTCGATCTGCTGATCCTCGATGAACTGGGCTACGTCCCGGCCAGCAAGCTCGGAAGCGAACTGCTCTTCGACGTGATCTCCGCCGCCTACGAGCGGACCAGCGTCATCGTGACAACGAACCTGCCCTTCGAGCAGTGGACCGAGGTGCTCGGCAGCCAGCGGCTCACCGGCGCCGTGCTGGACCGACTGACGCACCACTG